From the Methanobacterium sp. BAmetb5 genome, the window CTCGGTATGCGCCAGTGGCAGCCAGTACTTTTATTACATCTGCGTTGAATGAGGCCATTTCAGTTGGGTCCAGGAATTCTCTTCGAGCTCCGATCATTGGGTCTCCGAGAACAACGATGTATCCTAATCCTTGTTCATCCATTTCTTCCCTTTTACCCATTCCAGGAGCGTCACCAATGATTAATGCTGGGACGTCCATTCCAGATAATAATTCTCGAGCTTTAGCTGGTCCAGGAGCACCAGGGTTTGGGCTGATGAATATCACGAAATCAGGGTCGAAATCTGCAATTTTTGGTACGATTTCTTCAACCTGTTCTGGGTTCATCTTTGCTCCAGAACTCACTCCTCTAACATCTATGTTAGGTCGGTCTGCTCTCTCATCTAAGACTAAATCAAGGACAGGAGAGGTACCAATGTTACCGCTTTTAATAACTCCTATTTTTACAACCATATTATCACCGATTTGCTATTTGGAAGATCGGCTTAAATATTTTTTCATTTAATTTTTAGGGGAAGATTTATATAGGAGATTCCGGGGAAGGCCTGTAAAAAAGGGATATCATCTGTACTACAATAATCTCCAGATTATTATAAATATATTTAAATATAATAAGATACTATTTCTTTGTGGTGATTTCTGTGGGCAGTGGTCGTAATTACATTCTCTTAACAGTTGGATTTCTGATTTTGGTCGTTTTTACCTCTGGTTGTATTAATTATAATAATCCCCTTTCTTCAAGTAACTCCACGAAAAATTTCACCTTTAATGAAGTAAGCTTTGATTATCCGGCCAACTGGCAAGTGACAGTATCCAATGATAATACCGGTCCCAGCATCGTGGTTAGCAAGGATTACTACACCCAACTGCAGATAACCATCACTCCCAATTATGGTATGTCGGAAGAAGGAGTGCTTAAAGAGCGAAATAATACTGTTTATCCTGGTTGGGAAAAAATATCAGAGGATACACTGGTGATAGATAATCAAACCGCCCATCGGAGCATATTTAAAGGTAGTGATATCATGTTCTTCTTTAAAGATATGCGGTTTGAAGATATGGTCTTCGTCAAGAACAACAACACCTACAACATTATCATTAACGTTCCCCGTGATGAGTACAACAGTGAAAAACAGAACCTGGAACTGATTTTAAACAGTTTAGACATTAAATGAATTAAACATTAATTAAACCTGCAAAAACTCTTCATCACCTTTTTTTAGCAATATTTTTCCCTATTTTTGAAAGGGGGGAATCCATACCCTAAATAAAAGAGGTGTGTTTCCAGTGTAAAAATATCCCTTATTTATTTCAAAATCCTTATTATTATTTTAAAAAATAGAAAAAGAGGTATTGGACCTCAATTTTTATTAAAAATTTATTAAACTCTTAAAAAGTATGAAAAGCTATGCAGCTTTAGTTTTTTTGCTTCTCCCCAGTTGAGTTGCGTATAAACCCACCGCCACCAAAGCCAATAGGTAGAACAGGTAAACCACGCTGTCTGTGGGACCAGTTTCCACCCATATCATGGTGTGGGTTAACACAATAGCGTACAGGGCGGTGAATGCCCCATTAGCCTTTACCTGTGTGGCGTATATTATTCTAAGCACTGCCCCAATTATGAACATCTGCAGGGCCATGGCGTAGAATCCAAAGTCCAGTACTGCTGGTCCGAATATGGTGGAGGTTATACTGGTGGTGGGTGTGCTCCCCGATACGGGGTAGTTGAGAACTACTTGCCCCACTGTAACCCGGGGATGTCCGGTGGAAAGGGCTTGCTGGAACAGGTCTCCGGCAGTGGCTCCGGCCATGTGCACGATCTTGTCAAAGACCATCATGGTGAACCCGGCACGGTAAGCTACCAGTTGCAGTGGATTCAGGGACCACTGCTGCCATTGGATGGACATTACCGCTATGTAACCAGCGGCTACTCCCACTAATCCAATTAATAAAATGGCAATCAGTATGTGACTGGTTTTCATCTTCCGGGTGTAGTACAGGGTTACA encodes:
- a CDS encoding oligosaccharide repeat unit polymerase family protein: MKFKSVDLFSPYIMVVIIAIYVGLAAIAYQEHLRNLQWISSTTWLYVLMGTLFFMAGVFLPKFIYNRSAKLKSLWGGAMVTPENSAPWYNKLRILLDERVVLTVAIIGIVLQVVNLYLLGGIPILSGYLKFKATTDLWRFAYPIFLPAITILLAKYPRKWYYILFVIGLAVFAINGYRTTTMAILISGFVTLYYTRKMKTSHILIAILLIGLVGVAAGYIAVMSIQWQQWSLNPLQLVAYRAGFTMMVFDKIVHMAGATAGDLFQQALSTGHPRVTVGQVVLNYPVSGSTPTTSITSTIFGPAVLDFGFYAMALQMFIIGAVLRIIYATQVKANGAFTALYAIVLTHTMIWVETGPTDSVVYLFYLLALVAVGLYATQLGRSKKTKAA
- a CDS encoding F420-dependent methylenetetrahydromethanopterin dehydrogenase, whose amino-acid sequence is MVVKIGVIKSGNIGTSPVLDLVLDERADRPNIDVRGVSSGAKMNPEQVEEIVPKIADFDPDFVIFISPNPGAPGPAKARELLSGMDVPALIIGDAPGMGKREEMDEQGLGYIVVLGDPMIGARREFLDPTEMASFNADVIKVLAATGAYRVVQETIDGMIAACEAGEDIELPKVVIDAAKATETAGFASPYAKAKAMAAYEMAAKVGDIDLKGCFMVKDMEQYVPIVASAHELIATAAKLATEAREIEKANDTVLRKPHGAQGQTMSKTVLVSKPE